Proteins from one Desulfonema limicola genomic window:
- a CDS encoding GAF domain-containing protein: MDKKLINYDTFIKISKAISHSRDPEEVVLMTVESIKEALKVKGCSLFLINRKTKELEVAASYGLSEEYINKGPVSALKSIANSLEEGPVAIYDVSDDPRIQYPEAAKKEGIASILAVPIIAHEKIIGAMRVYTAEPWEVTLDEVNFVQALAQFAGMAIDMCRLYQGQKESIDILKRMKEVQTTRTTRWTPYEGVPVSEPRT; this comes from the coding sequence ATGGATAAAAAACTGATAAATTACGATACTTTTATTAAAATTTCAAAAGCTATATCCCATTCCAGAGATCCTGAAGAAGTCGTCCTTATGACAGTTGAGAGTATAAAAGAAGCATTAAAAGTCAAAGGATGCTCATTATTTCTTATAAACCGCAAAACCAAAGAACTGGAAGTAGCAGCATCATACGGGCTGAGTGAAGAATACATTAACAAAGGTCCCGTCAGCGCTCTTAAATCCATTGCCAATTCCCTGGAAGAGGGTCCGGTTGCTATTTATGATGTTTCCGATGATCCAAGAATTCAATACCCGGAAGCGGCAAAAAAGGAGGGGATTGCTTCTATCCTGGCTGTTCCTATTATTGCCCATGAAAAAATTATCGGGGCCATGAGGGTTTATACTGCCGAACCCTGGGAAGTAACCCTTGATGAGGTGAATTTTGTCCAGGCTCTGGCACAGTTTGCAGGTATGGCTATAGATATGTGCCGCCTGTACCAGGGACAGAAGGAAAGCATTGATATACTGAAACGCATGAAAGAGGTTCAGACAACAAGAACAACCAGATGGACTCCTTATGAGGGCGTTCCTGTTTCTGAGCCGCGTACCTGA
- a CDS encoding class I SAM-dependent methyltransferase: MVEKDRIKWNKRYNDSSYNELPSEIVRKYSSLAPNKKALDIASGTGRNALFLAESGFDVDAVDISDVALQKINKAFHPKINCIAADLDTYEIPENNYDLIININYLNRRLFPYIRQALTPGGVLIFETYVEGEVKDELQVSCKDYLLKSNELLYSFLWLKIIYYKEETGISRHGPACTASLAGIQNRMK, translated from the coding sequence ATGGTGGAAAAAGATCGCATTAAATGGAATAAACGTTACAATGATTCAAGTTATAATGAGCTGCCATCTGAAATTGTTAGAAAATACTCTTCACTGGCTCCAAATAAAAAAGCTCTTGATATTGCTTCAGGAACTGGAAGAAATGCTCTGTTTCTTGCTGAATCTGGTTTTGATGTTGATGCTGTTGACATATCAGATGTGGCTCTTCAAAAAATTAATAAAGCTTTTCACCCAAAGATTAATTGTATTGCTGCAGACCTTGATACCTATGAAATACCTGAAAATAATTATGATCTTATTATAAATATCAATTACCTGAACCGGCGTTTATTTCCATATATCAGACAGGCTCTGACCCCTGGCGGAGTTCTTATTTTTGAGACCTATGTTGAGGGTGAAGTTAAAGATGAATTGCAGGTTTCATGTAAAGATTATCTATTAAAATCAAATGAATTGCTTTATTCATTTTTATGGCTTAAAATAATCTATTATAAAGAAGAAACTGGTATTTCCCGTCATGGCCCTGCCTGTACTGCATCCCTGGCAGGAATTCAAAACAGGATGAAATAA
- a CDS encoding enoyl-CoA hydratase-related protein has translation MSYENIIFETQDKIAKITFNRPKALNALNADLLDEFSNALDKIAGDEDIRVLVLTGAGEKSFVAGADITELAAFNALQAKVFAQKGQNIISKLQSLSIPVIAAVNGFALGGGSEMALACDFIYASENAMFGLPEITLGIIPGFGGTQRLPRLIGANMAKEMIFTGKMLPAAEAREIGIVNKVVALENLMADVMKTAKSIAAKGKVSLRAAKQAVNRGLNVDLATGLDIECDAFSICMASEDSKEGTSAFLEKRKPEFKGNLK, from the coding sequence ATGTCATATGAAAACATTATTTTTGAAACACAAGACAAAATAGCAAAGATCACTTTTAATCGTCCAAAGGCTTTGAATGCTTTAAATGCAGATTTACTTGATGAATTTTCAAATGCTCTTGATAAAATTGCTGGTGATGAAGATATTCGTGTACTTGTTTTAACAGGTGCTGGTGAAAAATCCTTTGTTGCAGGAGCAGATATTACAGAACTGGCAGCATTTAATGCTCTCCAGGCAAAGGTTTTTGCACAAAAAGGCCAAAATATAATTTCAAAGCTTCAATCCCTTTCCATACCTGTTATTGCTGCTGTAAATGGTTTTGCACTTGGCGGCGGCAGTGAGATGGCCCTTGCATGTGATTTTATATATGCATCTGAAAATGCAATGTTTGGCCTTCCTGAAATAACCCTTGGTATCATACCAGGATTTGGCGGTACTCAGAGACTTCCCCGGCTTATTGGTGCAAATATGGCTAAGGAAATGATTTTTACAGGAAAAATGCTTCCTGCTGCCGAGGCCCGGGAAATCGGTATAGTAAACAAGGTTGTTGCTCTGGAAAACCTTATGGCTGATGTAATGAAAACTGCCAAGTCAATTGCAGCCAAAGGCAAAGTATCCCTTCGTGCAGCCAAACAGGCTGTAAACAGGGGCCTGAATGTAGATCTGGCAACAGGCCTTGATATAGAATGCGATGCTTTTTCTATCTGCATGGCAAGTGAAGATTCAAAAGAAGGTACATCAGCTTTTCTTGAAAAACGCAAGCCTGAATTTAAAGGAAACCTTAAATAG
- a CDS encoding phenylacetate--CoA ligase family protein — translation MIYDIEYETMPREALESIQLRRLQATLERVYATVPFYKTSFQKAGITPGQIKSLEDLQKLPFTTKQDLRDNYPFGMFAVPMDNVVRIHASSGTTGQPTVVGYTARDVNTWATLMARSLTLGGATSGDIIHNAFGYGLFTGGLGVHYGAEKMGASVIPVSGGNTKRQIMIMKDFGPTILTATPSYTLHLAEVAQEMGVSFKDLKFKFGIFGAEPWSEKMREEIEKKLDLVAVDIYGLSEVIGPGVANECHEAKKGLHIAEDHFIAEIINPDTGQVLPWGETGELVFTSITKEAFPIIRYRTRDITSITREPCICGRTLARMSKVSGRTDDMLIIRGVNVFPSQIESVLMEIEGIEPHYQLVVDREGNLDTLTVMVEVGEHIFSDKVSPMQNLERQISKNIKEFFGVSAKVKLVEPKTIARSEGKAVRVIDNRKI, via the coding sequence ATGATTTATGACATTGAATATGAAACAATGCCCAGGGAAGCCCTGGAGTCAATTCAACTGCGCCGCCTTCAGGCAACTTTGGAAAGGGTTTATGCAACAGTCCCTTTTTATAAGACCAGTTTTCAAAAAGCAGGAATAACTCCGGGGCAGATAAAATCACTGGAAGATTTACAAAAGCTCCCTTTTACCACCAAACAGGATTTAAGAGATAATTATCCTTTTGGCATGTTTGCAGTTCCAATGGATAATGTTGTCAGAATCCATGCATCATCAGGCACAACAGGCCAGCCTACTGTGGTTGGATATACAGCAAGGGATGTTAATACATGGGCAACACTTATGGCCAGATCACTGACCCTTGGAGGAGCCACCAGCGGAGATATTATCCACAATGCTTTTGGATATGGTCTTTTTACCGGCGGGCTTGGGGTTCATTATGGAGCTGAAAAAATGGGGGCTTCGGTAATTCCTGTTTCAGGAGGCAATACAAAGCGCCAGATTATGATTATGAAGGATTTTGGCCCCACTATCCTGACTGCAACACCTTCCTATACACTCCACCTTGCTGAAGTTGCCCAAGAAATGGGAGTTTCTTTTAAAGATTTAAAATTTAAATTTGGAATATTTGGAGCAGAACCCTGGTCAGAAAAAATGAGGGAGGAGATTGAAAAAAAGCTGGATCTGGTTGCTGTTGATATTTACGGATTAAGTGAGGTTATAGGCCCTGGTGTTGCAAATGAATGCCATGAAGCTAAAAAAGGTCTGCATATAGCAGAGGATCATTTTATTGCTGAAATAATCAATCCTGATACAGGCCAGGTTCTTCCCTGGGGTGAAACAGGTGAACTTGTTTTTACATCCATAACAAAAGAAGCTTTTCCCATAATCAGGTATCGCACAAGGGATATTACATCCATTACCCGCGAGCCATGTATCTGCGGCAGGACCCTTGCACGTATGAGCAAAGTAAGCGGGCGGACAGATGATATGCTTATTATCCGGGGTGTTAATGTTTTTCCATCCCAGATTGAAAGCGTACTTATGGAGATTGAAGGAATTGAACCCCATTACCAGCTTGTTGTTGACCGTGAAGGAAACCTTGATACACTTACTGTAATGGTAGAGGTTGGGGAGCATATTTTCTCAGACAAGGTATCGCCCATGCAGAATCTTGAACGCCAGATTTCCAAAAATATCAAGGAATTTTTCGGGGTTTCAGCAAAGGTTAAACTGGTTGAACCTAAAACCATTGCCAGGAGTGAAGGCAAGGCAGTCAGGGTAATTGATAATCGAAAGATATAA
- a CDS encoding ACT domain-containing protein: MRVEQISIFLENKSGRLAKVTEILADAQVNIRALSLADTSDFGVLRLIVDNTEKAKTTLKENGFTVGKTNVVAVEVPDKPGGLHNILILLHNSGVNVEYMYAFVQQSGDNAVMIFRFDNTDEAIKLLEKNGFTIINGSKIYTL; the protein is encoded by the coding sequence ATGCGTGTTGAGCAGATTTCAATTTTTCTTGAAAATAAATCAGGCAGACTTGCTAAAGTTACAGAGATTCTTGCAGATGCACAGGTCAATATCAGGGCACTTTCCCTTGCAGATACTTCTGATTTCGGAGTGCTGCGCCTGATAGTCGATAATACTGAAAAAGCCAAGACTACCCTGAAGGAAAATGGTTTTACAGTAGGCAAGACCAATGTTGTAGCAGTTGAAGTGCCTGATAAACCAGGAGGCCTTCATAATATTTTAATACTTCTGCATAATTCAGGTGTTAATGTGGAATATATGTATGCTTTTGTTCAGCAGAGCGGTGATAATGCAGTTATGATTTTCAGATTTGACAATACAGATGAAGCAATAAAACTGCTTGAAAAAAATGGTTTTACTATTATTAATGGAAGTAAGATATACACACTTTAA
- a CDS encoding ABC transporter substrate-binding protein, with translation MLHRILKSTFIIISLMTLVFSSHVWAEETYKIGGLFSVTGRASFLGDPEKKSMEMVVDMINKNGGIDGRMLEAVIYDTEGDPTKAVMGVSKLINKDQVIAIIGPSTTPTTLAVLPFAEKSKTPIISCAAGNKITTPVNPWVFKTAQSDILAVSAIYEHMKKQNIKNIGILTVSDAFGESGRQQLEEQAASFGLTIVQADKFGGKDTDMTAQLTKIRKAEPDAIVCWGTNPGPAVIAKNIKQLDIKIPLYQSHGVASPKFIELAEEAADGIYLPTGKILVADLLPEDDIQKPVLAEYIKQYNEKYKVPVSGFGGYAYDAVNILAKALKGTGGDKEKLRQNIENMTNHTGVSGTFNFSPSEHNGLAPDAFVMVQIKNGTWELIK, from the coding sequence ATGCTGCACAGGATATTAAAAAGCACTTTTATTATTATCAGCCTGATGACTCTTGTTTTTTCTTCCCATGTATGGGCAGAAGAAACATACAAGATCGGAGGCTTGTTTTCTGTTACAGGCAGGGCCTCGTTTCTAGGGGATCCTGAAAAGAAAAGCATGGAAATGGTTGTTGATATGATTAATAAAAACGGTGGAATTGACGGCCGTATGCTGGAAGCTGTAATCTATGATACTGAAGGTGATCCTACAAAAGCTGTTATGGGTGTCAGCAAACTTATTAATAAAGACCAGGTAATTGCAATTATAGGCCCCAGCACTACCCCTACTACCCTTGCGGTTCTCCCTTTTGCTGAAAAATCAAAAACCCCGATTATCAGCTGTGCAGCAGGCAACAAGATTACCACCCCTGTCAATCCCTGGGTTTTTAAAACAGCTCAAAGTGATATTCTTGCTGTTTCAGCTATTTATGAACACATGAAAAAACAGAACATCAAAAATATCGGTATCCTGACAGTATCTGATGCTTTTGGTGAAAGCGGAAGACAGCAGCTTGAAGAACAGGCTGCCAGTTTTGGATTAACTATTGTTCAGGCTGATAAGTTTGGGGGCAAGGATACAGACATGACTGCCCAGTTGACAAAAATCAGAAAAGCAGAGCCTGATGCCATTGTATGCTGGGGAACCAATCCAGGCCCGGCTGTGATTGCTAAAAACATTAAACAGCTTGACATAAAAATTCCTCTTTATCAAAGTCATGGTGTTGCATCCCCGAAATTTATTGAGCTTGCTGAAGAAGCGGCTGATGGTATTTATCTGCCTACAGGCAAGATACTTGTTGCTGACCTTTTACCTGAAGATGATATTCAAAAACCTGTTTTAGCTGAATATATTAAACAATATAATGAAAAATACAAAGTGCCGGTTTCAGGTTTTGGAGGATATGCATATGATGCTGTGAACATCCTTGCCAAAGCTTTAAAAGGAACTGGGGGAGATAAGGAAAAACTCAGGCAGAATATTGAAAACATGACAAACCACACAGGAGTCAGCGGAACATTTAATTTCAGTCCCTCAGAACATAATGGCCTTGCTCCTGATGCTTTTGTCATGGTGCAGATTAAAAATGGAACCTGGGAATTGATTAAATAG
- a CDS encoding branched-chain amino acid ABC transporter permease yields MQEFLQYLFSGMTNGAIYAVIAVGFSMLYNSTDLINFAHGEFVMLGALGLVTLWKTAGLPLPAAFILTVMGVAGAGLLFERLAIRTVSKPHPIVLVIITVGASIFLRGIAMLVWGKDSHSVPPFSQHNPIDIMGAKLLAQSVWIFCIVLSVVILLWFFYQKSLTGKAMQATAISKRAAWLTGIPAEKMVLLAFIMSTGMGAVAGIIIAPVTMCSYDMGTMLGLKGFCAAMLGGIGSLWGALIGGFLLGILEALGVGFFSSAIKDAIAFVLLLLILYFRPGGIIKSTDASRF; encoded by the coding sequence ATGCAGGAATTTCTTCAATATCTGTTTTCAGGGATGACCAATGGTGCAATATATGCGGTTATTGCAGTGGGTTTTTCCATGCTTTATAATTCAACAGACCTGATTAATTTTGCCCACGGAGAGTTTGTTATGCTGGGTGCCCTGGGACTGGTTACATTATGGAAAACAGCAGGCCTGCCTCTTCCAGCTGCTTTTATCCTGACTGTTATGGGTGTTGCCGGTGCAGGTCTTTTGTTTGAGCGCCTTGCCATACGAACTGTATCAAAACCCCATCCCATAGTGCTGGTTATTATTACTGTAGGAGCTTCCATATTTCTCAGAGGGATTGCCATGCTGGTATGGGGAAAAGACTCTCATAGTGTTCCTCCTTTTTCCCAGCATAATCCCATAGATATTATGGGTGCAAAGCTCCTTGCTCAGAGCGTCTGGATCTTTTGTATTGTTCTTTCAGTAGTTATATTGTTATGGTTTTTTTATCAAAAAAGCCTTACTGGTAAAGCCATGCAGGCAACCGCTATAAGCAAGCGTGCCGCATGGCTTACTGGTATTCCTGCTGAAAAAATGGTTTTGCTGGCTTTTATTATGAGTACAGGCATGGGGGCTGTTGCAGGTATTATAATTGCACCTGTTACAATGTGCAGCTATGATATGGGAACCATGCTGGGGCTTAAAGGTTTTTGTGCAGCCATGCTGGGCGGAATCGGCAGTCTCTGGGGAGCGCTTATTGGAGGTTTTCTTTTGGGAATACTTGAGGCTTTGGGGGTTGGTTTTTTTTCATCAGCAATTAAAGATGCTATTGCTTTTGTCCTTTTGCTGTTAATCCTTTACTTTCGGCCAGGCGGTATTATCAAATCCACGGATGCTTCCAGGTTTTAA
- a CDS encoding branched-chain amino acid ABC transporter permease, with the protein MTRILRNRLLYISIVLIIGLTGFVVKNSYYLQVLTFIGINTLLALGLNMLMGYAGQISLGHAAFYGIGAYTTGILSVTYNLSPWLSLPCAIFLSVLVAFIVGVPTLKLSGYYLGMGTLGFGMIAFIVFREWDDMTGGASGFVGIPSLNIGPLSFASEQNYFYLVWSVVLMIIIMCQRIIDSRMGRALRSIHDSENAAKAVGINTMNLKLQIFIFSAAVSALAGFLYAHFVSFISPGSFDFLMSVRMVTMVVIGGMASIWGALLGASLLTLLPEWLHAFSDFEMVVYGLIMMVVMILLPQGLTRGILDFCENARERYAGTDHFKD; encoded by the coding sequence ATGACAAGAATTTTACGCAACAGACTATTATATATAAGTATTGTTCTGATTATAGGCCTTACAGGATTTGTGGTCAAAAATTCATATTATCTTCAGGTACTGACATTTATAGGGATTAACACCCTTCTTGCTCTGGGTTTGAATATGCTTATGGGTTATGCAGGCCAGATTTCTCTGGGACATGCTGCTTTTTACGGTATAGGAGCTTATACCACAGGTATTTTATCGGTTACCTACAATCTATCTCCCTGGCTTTCTCTGCCTTGTGCAATTTTTTTATCTGTCCTGGTTGCTTTTATAGTCGGGGTTCCCACATTAAAGCTCTCAGGATATTACCTGGGCATGGGAACTCTGGGTTTTGGAATGATTGCATTTATTGTTTTTCGTGAATGGGATGATATGACAGGAGGGGCTTCAGGGTTTGTGGGTATCCCTTCGCTGAACATAGGCCCTTTATCCTTTGCTTCGGAACAGAATTATTTTTATCTTGTATGGTCAGTGGTACTTATGATTATCATTATGTGCCAGAGGATTATAGATTCACGAATGGGGCGGGCCCTTCGTTCTATTCATGACAGTGAAAATGCCGCAAAAGCTGTTGGCATCAATACTATGAATCTAAAACTGCAGATATTTATTTTCAGTGCTGCTGTATCTGCTCTTGCAGGTTTTTTATATGCTCATTTTGTCAGCTTTATCAGTCCTGGTTCATTTGATTTTCTGATGTCAGTAAGAATGGTAACAATGGTTGTCATAGGCGGCATGGCAAGTATATGGGGTGCTTTATTAGGCGCATCCCTGCTGACGCTTCTTCCTGAATGGCTTCATGCTTTTTCTGATTTTGAAATGGTGGTTTACGGGTTGATAATGATGGTGGTTATGATTTTACTTCCTCAGGGGCTGACCAGGGGAATTCTGGATTTTTGTGAAAATGCTAGAGAAAGATATGCCGGAACAGATCATTTTAAAGATTGA
- a CDS encoding ABC transporter ATP-binding protein, which translates to MPEQIILKIESISKAFGGIKALSDISFEVEKGIILGLIGPNGAGKTTLFNVITGSYIPESGRVIFNGKKIKTKKIHNIVKLGIARTFQNVELFESMTVIENVMVGCHVRSRTGFWGAVSRIPFHINEEKAILEKSLELLDFVGLSSHAWKKSSDLPFGWQRLLEIARALASEPKILLLDEPAAGLNAVETKQLGVLLEKIRERGISLMLVEHDMSLTMNTSDKIVVLDQGKMLAQGTPREIQSNEVVMAAYLGKK; encoded by the coding sequence ATGCCGGAACAGATCATTTTAAAGATTGAATCAATTTCCAAAGCCTTTGGCGGTATTAAAGCATTGTCTGATATTTCCTTTGAAGTGGAGAAAGGTATCATACTAGGGCTTATCGGGCCTAACGGTGCAGGAAAAACAACATTATTTAATGTTATCACAGGTTCTTATATTCCTGAATCAGGCAGAGTGATATTTAATGGAAAAAAGATAAAGACTAAAAAAATTCATAATATTGTCAAGCTTGGCATTGCAAGAACATTTCAAAATGTTGAATTGTTTGAAAGCATGACTGTTATTGAAAATGTTATGGTAGGATGCCATGTGAGAAGCAGGACCGGTTTCTGGGGTGCGGTATCCAGAATTCCTTTTCATATAAACGAAGAAAAAGCCATACTTGAAAAATCCCTTGAACTTCTTGATTTTGTAGGTTTGAGTTCTCATGCCTGGAAAAAGAGCAGTGATTTGCCGTTTGGCTGGCAGCGTTTGCTGGAAATAGCCCGTGCCCTTGCATCTGAACCAAAAATATTACTGCTTGATGAACCGGCAGCTGGTTTAAATGCTGTGGAAACAAAACAACTGGGAGTTCTTCTTGAAAAAATTCGAGAAAGAGGCATCAGCCTGATGCTGGTAGAACACGATATGAGTCTTACCATGAATACATCTGACAAGATTGTTGTTCTTGATCAGGGAAAAATGCTGGCCCAGGGAACACCCAGAGAAATTCAGTCAAATGAAGTTGTGATGGCTGCTTATCTTGGAAAAAAATAA
- a CDS encoding ABC transporter ATP-binding protein: MLRIKNLKCYYGRIMAVKGVSLSVQQGELISLIGANGAGKSTLLGAVCGILPNWRGEIWFENKLLKGLDPPGIVKKGISLVPEGRLIFPPMNVMDNLKLGAYTMYRQKRYKEIARDMDMVINLFPILKQRASQPAGTLSGGEQQMLAIGRALMARPRLLALDEPSMGLAPLMVEKILETLVLLKQQGLTILLVEQNAQAALKIADRGYVLETGKMVLQGPASELLSDTEVKRAYLGKDYEEFYDGR; this comes from the coding sequence ATGCTGCGCATAAAAAATCTAAAATGTTATTATGGCCGGATAATGGCTGTTAAAGGTGTCAGTCTTTCAGTTCAGCAGGGAGAGCTTATCTCGCTTATAGGTGCTAATGGAGCTGGAAAAAGCACCCTGCTGGGAGCAGTATGCGGAATTCTTCCAAACTGGCGGGGTGAAATCTGGTTTGAAAATAAGCTTTTAAAAGGGCTTGATCCTCCAGGCATTGTTAAAAAAGGTATCAGCCTTGTTCCTGAGGGGCGTTTGATTTTTCCTCCCATGAACGTTATGGATAATTTAAAGCTTGGAGCTTATACCATGTACCGGCAGAAACGTTATAAAGAAATTGCCCGGGATATGGATATGGTTATTAATCTTTTTCCAATCTTAAAACAAAGAGCCTCTCAGCCGGCAGGAACTCTCTCAGGGGGAGAACAGCAGATGCTGGCTATTGGACGGGCATTAATGGCAAGACCCCGCCTTCTTGCTCTTGATGAACCATCAATGGGACTGGCTCCTTTGATGGTTGAGAAAATATTGGAAACACTGGTATTGTTAAAACAACAGGGATTAACAATTCTTTTGGTTGAACAAAATGCCCAGGCAGCTTTGAAAATTGCAGACCGGGGATATGTCCTGGAAACAGGCAAGATGGTTTTACAGGGGCCTGCTTCTGAATTACTTTCAGATACAGAGGTAAAAAGAGCTTACCTGGGAAAAGATTATGAGGAATTTTATGATGGAAGGTAA
- a CDS encoding phenylacetate--CoA ligase family protein encodes MMEGNKKQDLSPDDRAQLQLERLQSTLNRAYRNVLFHQNRQNKIAQKTGRDTSVFESLDMISDFPFMQRTHLGEHYPYGLFAVPLRDIVRIHTAPGTGQNPSVTGYTRQDLKIWQEMVAQAFEAAEVTSNDILQISLDPGLANWGRDYKDGAESLGLGVIPNTPISPEKQLMILRDYKTSVLVTTPSEASQLAAQMIKSQLNPGVLNLRHLILVGEPVLKQFRDQIEEKLHVTTWLHYGLSEVPGPAIAYECKYHKGLHINEDHFLPEIIDPESGNILPKGEKGELVLTSLTIRAFPLIRFRTGEGASFITEPCPCGRTLTRMNWLDFRTDDILNINGVKVHQDQILYCLKSQLGFTPLYRILIKKQGGQKNYLEISLLMENNLFSDEIKILENQIKLLKDNLHENLGVPVQIKLKENFSI; translated from the coding sequence ATGATGGAAGGTAATAAAAAACAGGATTTAAGCCCTGACGACAGGGCCCAGCTACAGCTTGAACGATTACAAAGTACTCTTAACCGGGCTTATAGAAACGTCTTGTTTCATCAAAACCGCCAGAATAAAATTGCCCAGAAAACAGGCAGGGATACCTCGGTCTTTGAAAGTCTGGATATGATTTCCGATTTTCCCTTTATGCAGAGAACACATCTTGGAGAACATTATCCCTATGGTTTATTTGCTGTACCTTTAAGGGATATTGTCCGCATACATACTGCTCCTGGAACAGGACAGAATCCAAGTGTTACAGGATATACACGTCAGGATCTTAAAATCTGGCAGGAAATGGTTGCCCAGGCTTTTGAAGCAGCCGAAGTTACATCCAATGATATTCTTCAAATAAGCCTGGATCCTGGACTTGCAAACTGGGGAAGGGATTATAAAGACGGGGCTGAATCACTGGGACTGGGCGTTATTCCCAATACTCCAATCTCTCCTGAAAAACAATTAATGATTTTAAGAGATTATAAAACATCGGTATTAGTAACAACCCCTTCGGAAGCTTCTCAACTGGCAGCGCAGATGATTAAATCTCAATTAAATCCAGGTGTCTTGAATTTAAGGCATTTAATTTTGGTAGGAGAACCTGTTTTAAAACAATTCAGAGACCAGATAGAAGAAAAGCTTCATGTAACCACATGGCTTCATTATGGATTAAGTGAAGTCCCGGGACCTGCAATTGCATATGAGTGCAAGTATCATAAAGGACTTCACATAAACGAAGATCATTTTCTTCCTGAAATTATTGATCCTGAATCTGGAAATATTCTTCCCAAAGGAGAAAAAGGAGAACTGGTTCTTACATCACTTACTATCCGGGCTTTTCCTCTTATAAGGTTCAGAACTGGTGAAGGTGCATCATTTATTACAGAACCATGTCCCTGCGGACGTACATTAACAAGAATGAACTGGCTTGATTTTCGTACAGATGACATATTAAATATTAACGGGGTAAAGGTTCATCAAGATCAGATTCTGTATTGTCTTAAATCTCAACTGGGTTTTACACCTTTATACCGTATTCTTATTAAAAAGCAGGGTGGACAAAAGAATTATCTTGAAATATCTCTTTTAATGGAAAACAATTTATTTTCAGATGAGATAAAAATTCTTGAAAATCAGATTAAACTGCTTAAAGATAATCTTCATGAAAATCTGGGAGTTCCGGTTCAAATCAAACTTAAAGAAAATTTTTCAATATAA